From the Lactococcus lactis genome, one window contains:
- a CDS encoding DUF805 domain-containing protein, with translation MEKINEVPGQVSFGRALKDFFIGYIDFKGRTTRAGYWWMTLILMIISFVPIIFFVYVAIGSAMSISGSANETDFLASTFESFIIPLFIMAFIGISLFLPSLAMAVRRYRDAGLRGRGFLVLWGISIASSCTETISTLQQSGGSAIFTFLTYAIGLLFFILTVLPTNAVTTKSDNGFILFFLRAKE, from the coding sequence ATGGAAAAAATAAATGAAGTTCCTGGGCAAGTGAGTTTTGGACGAGCATTGAAGGATTTTTTTATTGGATATATTGATTTCAAGGGAAGAACGACTCGAGCTGGATATTGGTGGATGACGTTAATTTTAATGATTATTTCATTTGTTCCAATTATATTTTTTGTCTATGTAGCAATTGGTTCTGCTATGAGTATTTCAGGGAGTGCAAACGAAACTGATTTTTTGGCTTCTACGTTTGAAAGCTTTATTATTCCATTGTTTATTATGGCTTTTATTGGGATATCATTATTTCTTCCAAGCCTCGCTATGGCTGTGAGACGCTATCGAGATGCTGGTTTACGAGGGCGAGGATTTTTAGTTTTATGGGGCATATCCATTGCTTCTAGCTGCACAGAAACAATAAGTACCTTACAACAAAGCGGCGGAAGTGCAATATTCACATTTTTGACATACGCGATAGGGTTACTGTTCTTTATTTTGACAGTGTTACCAACTAATGCAGTTACTACAAAATCGGATAATGGCTTTATACTCTTTTTCTTACGAGCAAAAGAATAA
- a CDS encoding helix-turn-helix transcriptional regulator: MKKDFGDSINNKVYEFRVLARLSQKELADKIGVSKQTIFVMEKGKYIPTLLLAFRIATFFKVDITDIFSYDLGGAENEN, encoded by the coding sequence ATGAAAAAAGACTTTGGCGATTCCATTAACAATAAAGTATATGAATTTCGTGTATTAGCTCGATTATCTCAAAAGGAATTAGCAGATAAAATAGGAGTGTCTAAACAAACAATATTTGTTATGGAAAAAGGGAAGTATATTCCTACTCTTTTGTTAGCATTTAGAATAGCAACTTTTTTCAAAGTAGATATAACAGATATTTTTTCTTATGATTTAGGAGGAGCAGAAAATGAAAATTAA
- a CDS encoding S41 family peptidase: MKIGKRILLGLVAVCALFLGIIYFWGYKFNIYLVPPSPQKYVRVALKNMDELGLFTDSKEWVETKKKTIEETSNAKNYAETIPFLQKAIKVAGGKHSFIEHEEDISKRSITKYIKPKAEIEGNTLILTIPEFTGNNSQASDYANFLESSLHKNNYNGVIVDLRGNRGGDLSPMVLGLSPLLPDGTLFTYVDKSSHSKPVELQNGEINSGGSSTKVSDNKKIKKAPIAVLIDNNTGSSGELTALCFKGIPNVKFLGSDSAGYTSANQTVYLYDGSTLQITSAFVKDRTNNIYKNFPISPDIQTNNAKSSAIEWIKSQIK; this comes from the coding sequence ATGAAAATAGGTAAGCGAATTTTATTAGGTTTAGTGGCAGTATGTGCTTTATTTTTAGGAATTATCTATTTTTGGGGGTATAAATTCAACATATATTTAGTACCACCCTCCCCTCAGAAGTATGTTCGAGTTGCCTTAAAAAATATGGATGAACTTGGGCTATTTACTGATTCAAAAGAATGGGTAGAAACTAAAAAAAAGACGATAGAAGAAACATCAAATGCTAAAAACTATGCAGAAACAATCCCTTTTTTACAAAAAGCGATTAAAGTTGCAGGAGGAAAGCATTCTTTTATTGAACATGAAGAAGACATATCAAAAAGAAGCATTACAAAATATATAAAACCAAAGGCAGAAATCGAAGGCAACACTTTAATATTAACTATTCCTGAATTTACTGGAAATAATAGTCAAGCATCTGATTACGCTAATTTTTTAGAATCTTCATTGCATAAAAACAACTATAATGGGGTAATTGTTGATTTGAGGGGGAATAGAGGTGGAGACTTATCTCCTATGGTATTAGGATTATCCCCCCTATTGCCTGATGGAACTCTATTTACTTATGTTGATAAAAGTAGTCATTCTAAACCTGTTGAACTACAAAATGGAGAAATAAATAGTGGCGGGTCATCAACAAAAGTAAGTGATAATAAAAAAATTAAAAAAGCTCCTATTGCTGTATTAATAGATAATAATACAGGGAGCTCCGGCGAATTAACCGCTTTGTGCTTTAAGGGAATACCTAATGTTAAATTTTTGGGTTCTGATTCAGCAGGTTATACTTCTGCTAATCAAACCGTCTATTTATATGATGGCTCAACATTACAAATAACTTCTGCTTTTGTAAAAGACAGAACAAATAATATTTATAAAAATTTTCCTATTAGTCCGGACATTCAAACAAATAATGCTAAAAGTTCTGCAATAGAATGGATAAAATCTCAAATAAAGTAA
- a CDS encoding CPBP family intramembrane glutamic endopeptidase, producing MNYIKKFFIVLGLAILSQIGMAVYGGAKGFSLETGAHKLSLLAVLILIIFIVGNIYLLMYLGKKLGFLTPSKDFLTKKNIIYILVGTLIARTVGIGGTLLLNATGVTQTANDEAIGQLFTGENPLLIILLIGIAAPIMEEIVFRGGIVGYLFKDLPVVGIIVSSVLFGLMHSPTNIISFLIYGLIGLTCAIAYFKTRRLEVSIAIHFLNNILPALVLAFGIS from the coding sequence TTGAATTATATTAAGAAATTTTTTATTGTATTGGGGCTTGCAATACTCAGTCAAATAGGGATGGCTGTTTATGGTGGAGCAAAAGGTTTTTCTTTAGAAACCGGTGCACACAAGTTATCCTTACTAGCTGTACTCATTCTAATTATATTTATTGTGGGGAATATCTACTTATTAATGTATTTAGGTAAAAAGTTAGGCTTTTTAACGCCAAGCAAAGATTTCCTCACTAAGAAAAACATTATATACATCTTAGTGGGTACCCTAATTGCTCGGACTGTCGGAATTGGTGGTACATTATTGCTTAATGCCACAGGAGTCACACAGACGGCAAATGATGAAGCGATAGGACAACTTTTTACAGGTGAAAACCCATTATTAATTATCTTACTTATTGGGATTGCAGCTCCAATAATGGAAGAAATCGTATTTAGAGGAGGAATTGTCGGCTATTTATTTAAAGACCTTCCAGTTGTTGGAATTATTGTAAGTAGTGTGCTTTTTGGGTTGATGCACTCCCCAACAAACATCATCAGTTTTCTTATTTATGGTTTAATTGGATTGACCTGTGCTATAGCTTACTTTAAGACAAGACGATTAGAAGTTAGTATAGCTATACACTTTTTAAACAACATTTTACCTGCATTGGTACTTGCTTTCGGTATATCATAG